DNA from Dasypus novemcinctus isolate mDasNov1 chromosome 19, mDasNov1.1.hap2, whole genome shotgun sequence:
AAGGTCCCTTAGGTCTGTCTTGAGACTGGCTATAGACCTGTGCTTAGTAGCTTTGTCTCTCATATTTCTACCCTAAATAATTTGATTTGCTTAATACCTATATTTTGGAGACTTAGGGATATAAGACTTaagtggaagactaaatatcaaagaTTCATCTAGTACAAATTGGGAGCCAGTCCTCCCACAAGGGCCAGTGATAGAGGGATAGCCAAACATGAACCCATAAGCCTTTTTTTGTAGTTCAAGTAACTAAATGATAAGCCAAATGTACTCTAACCCTGGTAAATTATATACAAAGATGTCAGCAACTATAGCAAGTTCACAACCTGCAGAACCATTTAACCAGGGAAGGCTGGCTAGTCAGGACAAAGGAAATTTCAGTTTAAGTGAATAAGTCCTCCACTTCAACTTGGTAACTTGTCCTCTAGTAAGGCCGGGGGGTAAGTAGAGGTTTACTCCATGGCTGCAGCAGCTTCCTCACCACCACTATCTGAAAGCTCCTCTTCACCAGACTCCTCCTCTAGCAAAGAGCTTTTAGTGACAGATTTCTGGATAGCTTCCCGCTGTCCTGGAGAAAGGTAGACAAGGGAGAAATGAAAGATGTCTTTGGGAGTGACCGCTCATTCTCAGCTGGAGGACTGGACTAACTTGCTTACCTTCATCATTGCAGTTCTGCAACAGGATCAACAGCTGTCTCCTGTTATACTGAATCAGGAACTTCTGACATGTTCTAATTGTACCTGGCACATGAAGGGGTTCTGTGGTCAGTGACTTTGTCAAAGACGTTCAGAGCTAGGAGAAAGGGACTTGTTCTCAACACAAGACATACCCGCTAGTCAGATCTGAACTATGTACCTGTTAATAAATGAAAATCAGCAACGTTCCCACAGGCCACTCCTACCTCCCACGTGCAAGGTGTTGAAAAAACAAGGGTAACGGTGTCCTTTGTTTTCCAAGTATGTGATGAAGGGAAGAGCTGACCACACAAGCTGATAGAATTCCTTCCGGCATCGTAGTAGCACTATTCCAGTATAGGCATTGAGATATCTCactaaagcaggaaaaaaaatcatcgtGGAAAACTTTGGATTCATAGGAGGTTAAATCCTAAGGATAACTGAGAGCCTACTATGTACCAAAGACTGTTCTAGGCATTGGCACTTGAAATGCATCATTGAATGAAAAGACTGCTGAGGGGAGAAACAACATAGGACACTTATCCATGGAAGAGGGTCTTACACAGCTCAGAATGGATAATGAGTTAAAAATGGTCATTTGACCACATTTGAGACCTGCCTAGGGTCGTTCTTTTTCCACTAGCCACACTATTGTAAATTAGTTCCCTCTTTTTGCCATATGCTTGAAATTGAATCCTGGAGAATGAAATGCACATAGGCATAACTCCTACCTCAGTGAGACTCAGCTGGCTGCCACAAGAACCTACAGAACCCAGTTGCAGTGAAACCACCTGGGCTGAGATCCTCCTGCGTTTATATACACACAATCGTGTGTTCTGCACTTCAACAGATATTAAGAGCTTTTCAGGGAGGTGATTTTGACAAGATACGCTTTTTCCATGTCATGCCATGGGTTAAATAATAGCTTAcccttgatgtgggctatgggtggaaagctctttgtctcttcagagataacctaaactgtctgtcttgacttgtgggtgtgtggaaaagtaagaggctgcagtcctgcctttggtgaccatggcagtGACTCCAGTCTGAGAGaaagtttagcaatgcaaactctataaactttaaatattcagggaaaatgcaaaccaaatatgccaaaagcttatctagaatgtatgaggtccatgctaaatgcttacctaggatgtgaaagatatatgctaattcaaggctattgaactgaaacaaaaagaccatttggcctttcctctctgtataaaagggactcaaaaatcttgttcagggctcgggttcgaaacaaagctcccgagtctggccggccctcaataaaccatttttccttctcaaaatcattcctgaggcctggcctttctatacgcttATAATTatacctctctcaaattctacaacaccctGGATGGCTTCCCTAGTTTTCTTCTCACTATCCTACTAAATTCAATTACGGTCCCCAATTTACACATGTCAAAATAGGTAAAGAAGATTCACGCCCAAATCTTCATTTACTTGAGATCTCGTCCAGCCTTCCCGAGCTccggggagggcaggggaccaCAGAAGCCTAAAGAGTCCGTTATTATACAGAAGTAGATGCATCCAGCTTGGCCGCACCAGTTCTCTTGCctctctttttcccccttctccgaCCCCCGACCACTAATTCTGCCGTCTGCCCGGGTTTCCTAATGCCCTCGCACCCGCGAAACCGATGGAACAGGCGGCTGCGCCGAAAGTCCCGTGCACGCGGGCGATCGTGTCCCGCACAAGGCTGTTCAGCACTCGGTCCTCTAGACTCAGGCGGCAGCGAGGGTCGTCGGACACCAGTTCGCACAACAGGTACCTGAAGAGGGCGAGAGGGAAGAGAGCTCGCGGCTGCGGGGACCCGGCATGGCACTGGGCGTTAGGGCAGGGCCCCCTTACCTGTGCTTGAACCGCACCATAGCTGCCTCCGCGCCCGCGGGCCCCGCCCGTAAACCGGATATCCGTGTCGAAGCGTGCGGCCAATGGGAAGCTGCCTCTGCAGCATTACAACCACTCAGAGAGGGAGGCGGGATAGGCGGATGGAGCTAGGGTGCTGAGAGGCCGAACCTTCTGTCCTTATCCGGGTACCACCGCTCTTCGCAGTGCAAGAGCGCATGCGTCCCACTAAGagccaccctgattcagttgccTGGCTACGGATTTGGTGATCGTGCGGGGTGTAGCTGTGATAGGTGCTTCTGCTCCCCGCCAGAGTTTGCATTATTGTGTACTACAAAATCGCAGAATTTGGAGCCCTCGGGACGTTTACCTTCTATCACCTTGTGTATGCACTTATATTCTCTCCCCATGCTTGGCCGTCGAACTTTTAAAGACAAGATGAGTCTCAGTTCACAGCGCAAGTCACAGGGTAAATCGAACCCATATCTTCAGGTTAGAGTTCGGTTTAATTTTTCCATAAGCTTGTCTATTACCTTCGACATCCTTACGGAGACGGTTGTATTGCTTCAGTTTTCGTTCGTTTGCAGAAACTATCAGTGGTCCTATAGTTAGTACCGAGAGAGAATAACTCTTATCCTGTAGTGTGTTTTCTTCCGTCTTTCGCCAGAGGTTCTCAAAAGTGTGGTCCAGGGGAGCGGATTGTAGTTCAaatgtttgagtgcctgcttcccacgtaccaGCTCCCGGGTTCGATCgccagtacttccttaaaaaaaaataagtgtggtCCAGGGACCCCTCGAATTTCATGTTTCATTATCCAGAAACGCAGCCTCGCTAACTACCTCCCCTGGACAGTAGGGGGCCCCAGCGGCCCGCAATTGACGGCGAGAGCCAGAAGCTCTGCGGTCGCTAAAAATAAGGCCCCTAACACTACACAGCCGTTATCGCTCTAAATCCCAAAACTGCGCCCATTCTGTAGATGCAGAATTTGGGGTTCACCACAGTCACACGTCCCTTACGGAGCACGATCAGAATCCGAAACCAAAGCCTTTCGACCCGGCTCCTTGCCGCTTCTCCCACGGCTGATGTCCGGTGCGTGGCTTTCTTCGTCCACTTAGTGTGATAAAATGGAGTGACTAGAAACGCGGGTTCGAATCTCTCTGTCCTTTACCGGTCTTGTGATGTCGGGGACTGTAATTCACGCCTCCGAGTTCAGTTTCCTCCTCCGTGCACAGTCCTGGCTTCTCCCTCATGGGTAGATATAGGATTTAAACGAAAAAAACAAGTGCAAAACGCCTGGTCCCGAGTGCGTGCACAGGAAATGCTGTTTCGAACGACCGACTCCTCGCCGGCACGCACAACTCCCGGAGCACACGACCCGGCCCGGCCCCCTCCCGCCCCTCGAGGGCCCAGACCCCCCGCGAAGGCCCCGCGGGCCCGGCGGCGCCGCCCGCGTCTCGCCGCCATCAGCCCGCGCGGGCTCGGGCGCCGCCAGCGCTAATTACACGTCTGGTAATGAGGCCGGCGGCTGTTGGCAATCACCCGCCCCGCCGCGCCGCGCGGGAGGCCGCCGGGGAACCCGCCCGCGGAGGCGTGCAGGGGCGGCTGCCTCCTCCAGGGGGCGAGGCAGTCTGCGGCTCCGCAGGCGGCCCCGGCCGCGCCTGCCCCGGGAGTGCCGGGCCGCCCCGGGCGCCTGGAGAGCGGCCGAGCCGCAGAGCCAGCGTTATCCCCACCTTGCAGGAGAGGGAGGGCCCCGAGGCCCAGAGGGGAACTCACACCCGCACGAAAGCAAGTAGAGAGAATCTAATCCGGGTGGATCGGCCCCCTTGAGCCTGTGTTTGAATCCACTCCTGCACTGCGGGGATCAGTGCGGCAGTAGCTTCGCGGTTAGGGTTATTACGGTGGTTCTTCTGGAGCTTATCAGAAGAGGAGATCTCGGACCAGAGCAGACGAaaggggggcggtgggggtggggtggagcgggagggggctggggaaCTCCCTTTGGGCCTCTCCTCTCCATCGCACCTCCAGCCTCTCATCCTCATTCGCCCTTTTGGATCAGACACAAAATCACGTGCAGCTTCACAGGATGCTGGCTCCAGAATCTTAGCCCCAGCAAGGCCTTTACTACTGACTTGGAAACATAACTCACACGTCCCATTTTACGGACAGGGAAATCTGCAGCTTTCCTAGGAGGTGGGTGAGGCAGCTGCTAAAATGCTCCTGttagatggggggggggggggggggcaggtatatatatatcttgtcgtccgtccccgtcccccccccccgtccccgtCCCCCGTCCCCCGTCCCCGTCCCCCGTCCCCGTCCCCGtgtttccccccctcccccaccttctgGACTGGGATCCAGAGTCAGCCGCCTGTACTCTTCATCCTCAACCTCTGGGCTGTCATTTGTTAAGCTCTCACTGGGTGCAGGGCACTGAATCAAGCGCTTTCTGTGTTTGGCTTCACTTTGTCCTGACAACACCCCTGTGAGATAGGTCCCATTGTTCTCTGAGGCTCGGGGAGgtgaagtgatttgcccaaggtcacagtaGTTCCCACCAACATCTGTTGGATCCCCAAACCCTCGGACTCTCCTCTCTTCTGGGGGGCAGGGTATGATTAGGGATGCCTGGAACCCAACCGTGTTTTGGGAAGGCATTGGGGTGCCACTCTGGGGTATCTCAGACAGCCTGGGTGCCTCCATGGCAGATGGTGGCAAAGGAAAATTGTTTGGTGTTAAGCGGCCACTGCTCATTAGGGGCTCCTGCTCCTCTATCAGCCGGTTCCCTGAAAAGCCCTTATGGGGACAACCTATGTAGCCATTTGATGTGGTtcaagaattccaaaaatagatattggattatgtttgtaaactggtctgtacctgagcgtgattaaattatgattagggctttgattgggccatgtcagtagggt
Protein-coding regions in this window:
- the POP5 gene encoding ribonuclease P/MRP protein subunit POP5, giving the protein MVRFKHRYLLCELVSDDPRCRLSLEDRVLNSLVRDTIARVHGTFGAAACSIGFAVRYLNAYTGIVLLRCRKEFYQLVWSALPFITYLENKGHRYPCFFNTLHVGGTIRTCQKFLIQYNRRQLLILLQNCNDEGQREAIQKSVTKSSLLEEESGEEELSDSGGEEAAAAME